One genomic window of Microbacterium sp. BH-3-3-3 includes the following:
- the gatC gene encoding Asp-tRNA(Asn)/Glu-tRNA(Gln) amidotransferase subunit GatC produces MSEITPDLVRHLGVLARIQLSDEEVHSLTGQLDAIVDNIAKVSEVATPDVVATSHPIPLENVFRPDVVQQPLTREQVLQNAPDQADGRFRVTAILGEEQ; encoded by the coding sequence GTGTCTGAAATCACTCCTGATCTCGTGCGCCATCTCGGTGTGCTCGCTCGGATCCAGTTGAGCGACGAAGAGGTCCACAGCCTCACCGGCCAGCTGGATGCCATCGTCGACAACATCGCGAAGGTGTCCGAGGTCGCAACGCCCGACGTCGTCGCCACGAGCCACCCGATCCCGCTCGAGAACGTGTTCCGCCCGGATGTCGTTCAGCAACCGCTCACGCGCGAGCAGGTGCTGCAGAACGCACCCGACCAGGCCGACGGCCGATTCCGCGTGACCGCCATCCTGGGGGAGGAACAGTGA
- the gatA gene encoding Asp-tRNA(Asn)/Glu-tRNA(Gln) amidotransferase subunit GatA has translation MTDLTRLSAADLAAALARKEVSSVEATRAHLDRIAAVDGDVHAFLHVSDHALEVAADIDRRRAAGEQLHELAGVPLAVKDVLVTTDMPSTSGSKILEGYMSPYDATVVARSRAAGLVPLGKTNMDEFAMGSSTEFSAYGPTRNPWDLDRIPGGSGGGSAAAVAAFEAPLALGSDTGGSIRQPAHVTGTVGVKPTYGGVSRYGAIALASSLDQVGPVTRTVLDAGLLHDVIGGHDANDSTSLSDAWPSFAAAAREGATGQVLKGLKIGVIRELDDQGFQKGVSDSFRASLTAMQEQGAEIVEISAPHFEYGVAAYYLILPAEASSNLAKFDSVRFGMRVNPQGPATVENVMAATRDAGFGPEVKRRIILGTYALSAGYYDAYYGSAQKVRTLIQQDFDAAFAEVDVIATPSAPTTAFRLGEKIDDPLQMYLNDITTIPANLAGVPGISVPSGLAAEDGLPVGIQFLAPAREDARLYRVGSALEALLVDQWGGPLLDKAPSLTNGASS, from the coding sequence GTGACCGACCTGACCCGCCTGAGCGCCGCCGACCTGGCCGCCGCTCTCGCCCGCAAAGAGGTTTCCAGCGTCGAGGCGACGCGAGCGCACCTCGACCGCATCGCCGCCGTCGACGGCGATGTGCACGCGTTCCTGCACGTCAGCGACCACGCCCTCGAGGTGGCGGCCGACATCGATCGCCGCCGCGCCGCGGGTGAGCAGCTCCACGAGCTCGCCGGTGTGCCCCTCGCGGTGAAGGACGTGCTCGTCACGACCGACATGCCCTCGACCAGCGGATCGAAGATCCTCGAGGGCTACATGTCGCCCTACGACGCCACCGTCGTCGCGCGCTCGCGCGCCGCGGGCCTCGTGCCCCTGGGCAAGACGAACATGGACGAGTTCGCCATGGGTTCGTCCACCGAGTTCTCGGCCTACGGTCCCACGCGCAACCCCTGGGACCTCGACCGCATCCCGGGCGGCTCCGGCGGTGGCTCCGCCGCCGCCGTGGCGGCGTTCGAAGCGCCGCTGGCCCTCGGCTCCGACACCGGGGGGTCGATCCGTCAGCCCGCCCACGTGACCGGCACGGTGGGCGTCAAGCCCACGTACGGCGGAGTCAGCCGATACGGCGCCATCGCCCTGGCATCCAGCCTCGATCAGGTGGGGCCGGTGACCCGCACCGTCCTCGACGCCGGGCTGCTGCACGACGTCATCGGCGGACACGACGCGAACGACTCGACGTCGCTCTCCGACGCGTGGCCCTCGTTCGCCGCGGCCGCCCGAGAGGGCGCCACCGGTCAGGTGCTCAAGGGACTCAAGATCGGCGTCATCCGCGAACTCGACGACCAGGGTTTCCAGAAGGGTGTCTCCGACTCGTTCCGCGCCTCGCTCACCGCGATGCAGGAGCAGGGTGCCGAGATCGTCGAGATCAGCGCCCCGCACTTCGAGTACGGTGTCGCCGCGTACTACCTGATCCTCCCCGCCGAGGCGTCGAGCAACCTCGCCAAGTTCGACTCGGTGCGTTTCGGCATGCGGGTGAACCCCCAGGGCCCCGCCACGGTCGAGAACGTCATGGCCGCCACGCGCGACGCCGGTTTCGGTCCCGAGGTCAAGCGCCGCATCATCCTCGGCACCTACGCGCTGTCGGCGGGCTACTACGACGCCTACTACGGCAGCGCCCAGAAGGTGCGCACGCTCATCCAGCAGGACTTCGACGCCGCCTTCGCCGAGGTCGACGTCATCGCGACGCCGTCGGCGCCGACCACGGCATTCCGCCTCGGCGAGAAGATCGACGACCCGCTGCAGATGTACCTCAACGACATCACCACGATCCCCGCCAACCTGGCCGGTGTCCCCGGCATCTCGGTGCCGAGCGGCCTCGCCGCCGAAGACGGCCTGCCCGTCGGCATCCAGTTCCTCGCTCCCGCCCGCGAAGACGCGCGTCTGTACCGCGTCGGCTCGGCGCTCGAGGCGCTGCTGGTCGACCAGTGGGGCGGACCGCTGCTGGACAAGGCCCCCTCTCTCACGAACGGAGCGTCGAGCTGA